The genomic stretch GCCATGAATGTTTCTACGATTGGTAAAGATGGTTTTCCTAAAAACAGAATTGTCTTATTAAAGAAATTTACTTGGGAAGGTTTTGTTTTTTATACAAATTACACATCAGAAAAAGGAAAAGCAATAGAAGCTAATAATAACATCTGTTTATCGTTTTTTTGGCCAGCATTAGAGCAACAAATTATAATTAAAGGAGTTGCAGAAAAACAAATCGAAAACTTATCTGATGGTTATTTCGAATCGAGACCAGACGGCAGTAAGCTTGGTGCATGGGCATCTAACCAAAGTAGTGTTGTTAACTCTAGAAAAACATTAGAAGATAATTTAAAATCTTTTGAGAAGAA from Polaribacter marinaquae encodes the following:
- the pdxH gene encoding pyridoxamine 5'-phosphate oxidase, yielding MSKDLSNYRKSYEKEELLENNCPENPMELFQTWFKNADESNTVEETNAMNVSTIGKDGFPKNRIVLLKKFTWEGFVFYTNYTSEKGKAIEANNNICLSFFWPALEQQIIIKGVAEKQIENLSDGYFESRPDGSKLGAWASNQSSVVNSRKTLEDNLKSFEKKFEGKEINRPKHWGGYLVKPISIEFWQGRPNRLHDRIRYSLEKDFSWKIERLAP